One stretch of Alcaligenes aquatilis DNA includes these proteins:
- the fliP gene encoding flagellar type III secretion system pore protein FliP (The bacterial flagellar biogenesis protein FliP forms a type III secretion system (T3SS)-type pore required for flagellar assembly.): MTAHLSPAQRTGLIVLLALIGLFLPSQTWAQAIPAITSTAGPNGSQTWSLSIQTLAMLTMMSFLPAALLMMTGFTRVIIVLGLLRNAMGTGTAPPNTVLVGLALFLTFFVMSPVFDQVYQDAYKPLSENKISFETALEQGAQPLKTFMLHQTREADLKLFGDMAGVAELQTPEDVPLRVLVPAFVTSELKTAFQIGFTIFIPFLIIDLVIASVLMSLGMMMVPPVTISLPFKLMLFVLADGWHLLLGSLARSFYQ; the protein is encoded by the coding sequence ATGACCGCACACCTTTCTCCCGCCCAGCGCACTGGCCTGATCGTGCTTCTGGCCTTGATTGGCCTGTTCCTGCCGTCCCAGACCTGGGCACAGGCTATTCCGGCCATTACCAGCACAGCCGGCCCGAACGGTTCGCAGACCTGGTCACTCAGCATCCAGACACTGGCTATGCTGACCATGATGTCCTTTCTGCCAGCCGCCTTGCTGATGATGACCGGTTTTACCCGCGTCATCATTGTGCTGGGGCTGCTGCGAAATGCGATGGGTACGGGTACAGCACCACCTAACACCGTGCTGGTGGGCCTGGCCCTGTTTCTGACCTTCTTTGTCATGTCGCCGGTGTTTGATCAGGTCTATCAAGACGCCTACAAACCTTTGTCGGAAAACAAGATCAGCTTTGAGACCGCGCTGGAGCAAGGCGCACAGCCCCTGAAAACATTCATGCTGCATCAGACCCGCGAGGCGGACTTGAAGCTGTTTGGCGATATGGCAGGCGTGGCTGAGCTGCAGACGCCGGAAGACGTGCCCTTGCGCGTGCTGGTGCCCGCTTTTGTGACCAGCGAGCTGAAAACTGCCTTCCAGATCGGCTTTACGATTTTCATTCCCTTTCTGATCATTGACCTGGTCATTGCCAGCGTCCTGATGTCCCTGGGGATGATGATGGTCCCGCCGGTGACCATCTCGCTGCCCTTTAAGCTCATGCTGTTTGTGCTGGCCGATGGCTGGCATCTGCTGCTTGGCTCCCTGGCCCGCAGCTTCTACCAATAA
- the fliJ gene encoding flagellar export protein FliJ: MKANASLQTLVDLSQNNVDDAARHLQELRTERDAAHSQLDMLQTYRQDYAQRLLNVGQTGVTMANYHNFRRFIVTLDQAISQQNSVIQALEEKMEQGRQLWYGHLQRLKAYETLIDRRLQTQQVQQQRMEQRNSDEIAARLFTRSQTAY, translated from the coding sequence ATGAAAGCCAATGCCTCTTTACAAACGCTGGTCGATCTCAGTCAGAACAATGTGGACGATGCGGCCCGCCATTTGCAAGAGCTGCGCACGGAGCGCGATGCCGCCCATTCGCAGCTGGACATGTTGCAAACCTATCGCCAGGACTACGCCCAGCGCTTGCTGAATGTGGGTCAAACCGGGGTAACCATGGCGAATTACCACAATTTCCGCCGCTTTATCGTGACATTGGACCAAGCCATTTCCCAGCAAAATAGTGTTATCCAAGCGCTGGAAGAGAAAATGGAGCAGGGACGCCAGCTCTGGTATGGCCACCTGCAACGCTTGAAGGCCTATGAAACCTTGATCGACCGCCGGCTCCAGACTCAACAAGTCCAGCAACAAAGAATGGAACAACGAAACAGCGATGAAATCGCTGCTCGTCTCTTTACCCGTAGCCAGACCGCCTATTAA
- the fliE gene encoding flagellar hook-basal body complex protein FliE: MSISNLSSIENLLAQMRAVAQAAGASSSVSSSASSAAPGGFAAELARSLNRVSQAQNEASAQAQAFEMGEPGVSLNDVMIDLQKASVGFQATVQLRNRLVAAYQEIASMPV, from the coding sequence ATGTCGATTTCCAATCTTTCCAGCATTGAAAACCTTTTGGCCCAGATGCGCGCAGTCGCGCAAGCGGCCGGGGCTTCCAGTTCTGTGTCCTCCTCGGCCAGCAGCGCCGCCCCCGGTGGCTTTGCCGCCGAGCTGGCACGCTCTTTGAACCGGGTGTCCCAGGCGCAAAATGAAGCCAGCGCCCAGGCCCAGGCCTTTGAAATGGGCGAGCCCGGCGTTTCTTTGAATGACGTGATGATAGACCTGCAAAAAGCCAGCGTCGGTTTTCAGGCCACCGTTCAGTTACGCAACCGCTTAGTGGCTGCCTACCAAGAAATTGCCAGTATGCCGGTATAA
- the fliH gene encoding flagellar assembly protein FliH — protein MSSHRKASAYSDLQESWSRWQMQGLDDPVAAPEPEESEFVPPTQEELQRDLENQRSQAQEEGHAQGYQAGFNQGHAAGLAAGQESGHAQGYEAGLAAGMAKAQEQIDQYIKEFVALNKNCAQSIELMDQEMGQSLIELATRIAEHVLQSTIKTEPSRIRDLVAEVLRSDPGDTSALELTLHPDDISLVREFLIEQGEPRAWRLQEDPQLQRGECRVRSSYGDIDATFATRWKRALASLGLPVASEP, from the coding sequence ATGTCCAGCCACCGTAAAGCCTCGGCCTATTCGGACCTTCAGGAAAGCTGGAGCCGCTGGCAAATGCAGGGGCTGGATGATCCTGTTGCCGCCCCGGAACCGGAAGAATCGGAATTCGTCCCGCCTACGCAGGAAGAACTGCAACGCGATCTGGAAAACCAGCGCAGTCAGGCCCAGGAAGAAGGTCATGCCCAAGGCTATCAGGCTGGCTTCAACCAGGGGCATGCCGCTGGTCTGGCAGCAGGCCAGGAAAGCGGTCACGCACAGGGCTATGAAGCGGGACTGGCGGCTGGCATGGCCAAGGCCCAGGAACAGATCGACCAGTACATCAAGGAATTTGTTGCTCTGAATAAGAACTGCGCCCAGTCCATCGAACTGATGGATCAGGAAATGGGCCAGTCCCTGATTGAGCTGGCCACGCGCATTGCCGAGCATGTGTTGCAAAGCACCATCAAGACCGAACCCAGCCGCATTCGCGATCTGGTGGCTGAGGTGCTGCGCAGCGATCCGGGCGATACCAGCGCCCTGGAGCTGACTTTGCACCCGGACGACATCAGCCTGGTGCGTGAATTTCTGATCGAGCAAGGCGAGCCCCGCGCCTGGCGTCTGCAAGAAGATCCCCAGCTACAACGCGGCGAATGCCGTGTGCGCTCCAGCTATGGCGATATTGACGCCACCTTTGCCACCCGCTGGAAACGAGCCCTGGCCAGCCTGGGCTTGCCCGTGGCCTCGGAGCCTTGA
- the fliM gene encoding flagellar motor switch protein FliM — MSYQSFLSQDEVDALLAGVTGEGADTKPLNENLTGVRAYDLTSPDRVVRHRMQTLELINERFARRLRSTMLSFMRRNADITVGSIRIQKYSDFERNLPVPSNLNMVSLKPLRGVSLFTFDPNLVFLIIDSLFGGHGRYNTRVEGRDFTTTEQRIIQRLLTLTLESYCGAWESIYPLEAEYMRSEMHTKFASISSSNDIVVVTSFNIEFGAQGGNLNICLPYSMIEPVRDLLTRPLQDKGTNDIDQRWTHQLSRQVRSAEVELIANFVNIDMTIAELTQLKVNDVLPIEIPTLIEAHVDGVPILECQYGTSGGRYSLRVENILATHDSDLTKGKSL, encoded by the coding sequence ATGTCGTATCAGAGCTTCCTATCCCAAGACGAAGTCGATGCACTGCTGGCCGGTGTTACCGGCGAAGGCGCTGACACCAAGCCCTTAAATGAAAACCTGACTGGCGTACGGGCCTATGACCTGACTTCGCCAGACCGGGTAGTGCGTCACCGCATGCAGACCCTGGAGCTGATCAACGAGCGTTTTGCCCGTCGCTTGCGCTCGACCATGCTCAGCTTCATGCGCCGCAACGCGGACATTACCGTCGGCTCCATTCGTATTCAGAAGTACTCGGACTTCGAGCGCAACCTGCCCGTGCCCAGCAATCTGAACATGGTGTCCTTAAAGCCCTTGCGCGGCGTGTCGCTGTTTACCTTCGACCCGAACCTGGTCTTTTTGATTATCGACAGCCTGTTTGGTGGCCATGGCCGCTACAACACCCGTGTCGAGGGCCGCGACTTCACCACCACCGAGCAGCGCATCATCCAGCGTTTACTGACCCTGACCCTGGAGAGCTACTGTGGTGCCTGGGAGTCCATCTACCCGCTGGAAGCGGAGTACATGCGCTCAGAGATGCACACCAAGTTTGCCAGCATCAGCAGCAGCAACGACATCGTGGTGGTGACCTCGTTCAATATTGAATTTGGTGCCCAAGGCGGCAATCTGAACATCTGCCTGCCCTACTCCATGATCGAGCCGGTGCGCGACCTTCTGACGCGCCCCTTGCAAGACAAAGGCACCAACGACATTGACCAGCGCTGGACTCACCAGCTCTCGCGCCAGGTGCGCAGCGCCGAGGTCGAACTGATTGCCAACTTCGTCAACATAGACATGACCATTGCCGAACTGACTCAGCTCAAGGTCAATGATGTGTTGCCGATTGAAATCCCCACCCTTATTGAAGCCCACGTGGATGGTGTACCGATTCTGGAATGCCAGTATGGCACCTCCGGCGGCCGCTACTCCTTGCGGGTAGAAAACATCTTGGCCACCCACGACAGCGATTTGACTAAAGGTAAGTCCCTATGA
- the fliG gene encoding flagellar motor switch protein FliG, producing the protein MKTAKPDDSIERSAILMMSLGEDAAAEVFRHLSPREVQQLSTAMASLKQLTRADMDDALESFRQEADQFMAVALDSNAYIRSVLNKALGSDRAAGLIEDLLENGEGSSSGIDALNWLDASSVAELIADEHPQIIATILVHLERDRAADILGYIPDRLRDDVVLRIATFGGVQPTALNELTEVLNGMLSGQGAKRSKMGGPRTAAEMLNYMNANLEESVLTSLRSMDADLTQRIVDEMFVFENLADVEDIAIQLLLKEIETSALTIALKGAPEELRDKFFRNMSNRAAEMLREDIDAQGPIRMSKVEQEQKAIVQVARRLAEAGQITLGGLSGDEYV; encoded by the coding sequence ATGAAAACGGCTAAACCGGACGATTCCATCGAACGCAGTGCGATTTTGATGATGTCCTTGGGGGAAGATGCCGCCGCCGAGGTGTTTCGCCACCTCTCGCCTCGTGAGGTACAGCAGCTCAGTACCGCCATGGCGTCCTTAAAGCAACTGACCCGTGCCGATATGGACGATGCTCTGGAGAGCTTTCGCCAGGAAGCCGACCAGTTCATGGCGGTGGCGCTGGACTCCAATGCCTACATCCGCTCCGTACTGAACAAGGCTCTGGGCTCGGACCGAGCCGCAGGTCTGATCGAGGACTTGCTGGAGAACGGCGAAGGCAGCAGCAGTGGTATTGATGCCCTGAACTGGCTGGATGCGTCCAGCGTGGCCGAGCTGATTGCCGACGAACACCCCCAAATTATTGCCACGATTCTGGTGCATCTGGAGCGTGATCGCGCTGCCGACATTCTGGGCTACATTCCGGATCGTTTGCGCGATGATGTGGTCCTGCGTATTGCCACGTTTGGTGGCGTACAGCCCACTGCCCTGAACGAGCTGACCGAAGTGCTGAACGGCATGCTGTCGGGTCAGGGCGCCAAACGCAGCAAGATGGGTGGCCCGCGCACAGCAGCGGAGATGCTGAACTACATGAACGCCAACCTGGAAGAGTCCGTGCTGACCAGCTTGCGCAGCATGGACGCGGACCTGACCCAGCGCATCGTGGACGAGATGTTCGTATTCGAGAACCTGGCCGATGTGGAAGACATTGCCATCCAGTTGTTGCTCAAGGAAATCGAAACCTCTGCATTGACCATTGCCCTGAAAGGTGCGCCCGAGGAGTTGCGCGACAAGTTCTTCCGCAATATGTCCAACCGTGCCGCCGAAATGCTGCGCGAAGACATCGACGCCCAAGGCCCGATCCGCATGTCCAAGGTGGAGCAAGAGCAAAAAGCCATTGTGCAGGTGGCCCGTCGTCTGGCCGAAGCCGGTCAGATTACGCTGGGTGGCCTAAGTGGGGACGAGTATGTCTAA
- a CDS encoding flagellar basal body-associated FliL family protein — protein sequence MARKAPTKLARLMKTGLLVLFIIAASVGATLYYSLQQSSTPAWLAWAEKGQSVEAATAPDAPPEVKVNVKPIFAPLDPFTVTLNENGRSRILYVGITLRVQDDGSRAMLVEYMPMVRDRVLKILAEQRPTYIQTSEGRQALVAQLSAGLKEPYALNTAVPTINDVLFTAFVIQ from the coding sequence ATGGCCCGAAAAGCACCCACCAAACTTGCACGCCTGATGAAAACCGGTCTGCTGGTTCTGTTTATTATCGCCGCTAGCGTGGGCGCAACGCTGTACTACTCCCTGCAACAAAGCAGCACGCCTGCCTGGTTGGCCTGGGCAGAAAAAGGCCAGTCGGTTGAAGCCGCAACTGCGCCTGATGCCCCCCCGGAGGTCAAAGTCAACGTCAAGCCCATCTTTGCGCCCCTGGATCCCTTTACCGTCACCCTGAACGAGAATGGTCGCTCGCGCATCCTGTACGTAGGCATCACCTTGCGTGTTCAGGACGATGGCTCGCGTGCCATGCTGGTGGAGTACATGCCGATGGTGCGTGACCGCGTACTCAAGATTCTGGCTGAACAGCGCCCCACCTACATCCAGACTTCCGAAGGGCGTCAAGCCTTGGTTGCACAGCTTAGCGCCGGCCTGAAAGAGCCCTACGCGCTCAATACCGCTGTACCGACCATCAATGATGTCCTGTTCACCGCCTTTGTCATCCAATAA
- the fliI gene encoding flagellar protein export ATPase FliI: MATPLLASSPERWRAQLLSAQQRVQAIEPNLRSGRVVRATGLVLEATGLKLAVGAACKVELSAAQNIWAEAEVVGFEGRSLYLMPLSEISGLPPGARVVPVEAQLQPPVPLPDSDQPDSLPAQARSRHVPVGPGLLGRVVDGSGNPLDGLGPIDAQACVSLSHTTPNPLKRSPIDTVLDVGVRAINGLLTVGRGQRMGLFAGSGVGKSVLLGMMARYTQADIIVVGLIGERGREVKEFIEHNLGEEGLRRSVVVAAPADVSPLLRLQGAVYATRLAEFFRDEGKNVLLIMDSLTRYAMAQREIALAIGEPPATKGYPPSVFAKLPALVERAGNGEPNAQGRCGSITAFYTVLTEGDDQQDPIADSARAILDGHIVLSRSLAETGHYPAIDIEASISRVMPSIVDPEQIKMVHRFKSLLSSYQRNRDLIAVGAYTRGNDPTIDQAIDRFPWLQAYLCQGMQQRVDVPRAFDELNAVLNSEQ; this comes from the coding sequence ATGGCAACGCCCCTATTGGCCTCCTCCCCCGAACGCTGGCGCGCCCAGTTGCTGTCCGCACAGCAGCGGGTTCAGGCCATTGAGCCGAACCTGCGCAGTGGCCGCGTGGTCCGCGCCACGGGTCTGGTATTGGAAGCCACCGGTTTGAAGCTGGCAGTAGGGGCTGCCTGCAAAGTGGAGCTGTCGGCTGCGCAAAACATCTGGGCCGAAGCCGAAGTCGTGGGCTTTGAGGGCAGATCCCTCTATTTGATGCCCTTAAGTGAAATCTCCGGCCTGCCTCCCGGCGCCCGCGTAGTACCGGTTGAGGCGCAATTGCAGCCACCGGTGCCACTACCCGACTCCGATCAGCCCGACAGCCTGCCTGCTCAGGCGCGCTCCCGCCATGTCCCGGTTGGGCCCGGCTTGTTAGGCCGAGTCGTCGACGGCAGTGGCAATCCGCTGGACGGTCTGGGTCCGATCGACGCACAAGCCTGCGTCTCGCTCAGCCACACCACCCCCAATCCGCTCAAGCGCAGCCCCATCGACACCGTGCTGGACGTGGGCGTGCGTGCCATCAATGGTTTGCTGACGGTGGGCCGTGGTCAGCGCATGGGCCTGTTTGCCGGCTCCGGCGTCGGCAAGAGTGTGCTCCTGGGCATGATGGCCCGCTACACCCAGGCCGACATCATTGTCGTGGGCCTGATCGGCGAGCGGGGTCGCGAAGTTAAAGAGTTTATTGAACACAACCTGGGTGAAGAGGGTCTGCGGCGCTCGGTCGTGGTCGCAGCACCTGCTGACGTCTCACCCTTGCTGCGTTTGCAAGGGGCGGTATACGCCACCCGTCTGGCCGAGTTTTTCCGTGATGAAGGCAAAAACGTCTTGCTGATCATGGATTCGCTAACCCGTTATGCCATGGCCCAGCGTGAAATCGCGCTGGCCATTGGCGAGCCTCCCGCCACCAAGGGCTACCCTCCCTCTGTGTTTGCCAAGCTGCCTGCCCTGGTGGAGCGCGCCGGCAATGGCGAGCCCAATGCACAAGGTCGTTGCGGCTCGATCACCGCGTTCTACACCGTGCTGACCGAGGGTGATGACCAGCAAGACCCCATTGCCGATTCGGCCCGCGCGATTCTGGACGGCCACATTGTGCTGTCGCGCAGTCTGGCGGAAACCGGCCATTACCCAGCCATTGATATCGAAGCCTCCATCTCGCGGGTCATGCCCAGCATTGTGGATCCGGAGCAGATCAAGATGGTGCATCGCTTCAAGAGCCTGCTCTCCAGCTATCAGCGTAACCGCGACCTGATTGCCGTTGGCGCCTATACCCGTGGCAATGATCCCACCATTGATCAGGCCATTGACCGTTTCCCCTGGCTGCAAGCCTATCTGTGCCAGGGTATGCAACAACGTGTGGACGTGCCACGCGCCTTTGATGAATTGAACGCCGTTTTAAATAGCGAGCAATAG
- the fliF gene encoding flagellar basal-body MS-ring/collar protein FliF, with the protein MSQTAQLLNKLPGYDTLRTLPKVVLIGLGAALIALIVALLLWSRGPAYQVLFSNLDDRDGGAIVSALGQMNVPYQFNSNGTAILVPQDRVHDVRMQMASQGLPRSGNAGFELLDQSRFGASQFTEQVTYQRALEGELANSIKAVHAVKEARVHLAMPRETLFVRDRQSPTASVVLSLYPGRDLSEGQVSAISWLISSSVPNLQADKVSIIDQNGRLLTAPTGEMGADNQQRNFVNDIEYRAVQRILTLLNPLVGAGNVRAQVTAEVDFSRREHTSEVYKPNQLPGQAAVRSQQTSSSLQRNPQQPQGVPGALSNQAPNNAVANLVNPPAAPNQPQAPAADPANAATQTANAANATAAGTDPSLVSLAEQARLLQNTGNARNDSTVNYEVDRTISHVKGPLGQLNRLSVAVVVNYRDTDKDKQPLDQAELDKISDLVKQAVGYSAERGDSLSVVNGQFNEQGDIDTPFWKNPEYRELAMELVKYLVFAFILFMAWRIVINPIIQGLIQAKAVADARVERQKEESAREQAAEQRAAEMSRYEENLNTARTMAHDDPRAVAMVLRSWLNKDEKNENG; encoded by the coding sequence ATGAGTCAGACCGCACAGTTGCTGAACAAACTCCCTGGCTACGACACGCTACGCACCCTACCCAAAGTGGTGCTGATCGGGCTGGGTGCCGCACTGATTGCTCTGATTGTCGCCCTCTTGCTGTGGAGCCGTGGGCCTGCTTACCAGGTTCTGTTCTCCAACCTGGACGACCGCGATGGCGGTGCGATTGTCTCGGCCCTGGGCCAGATGAACGTGCCTTACCAATTCAACAGCAACGGCACCGCCATTTTGGTGCCGCAGGATCGTGTGCACGATGTGCGTATGCAAATGGCCTCGCAAGGTCTGCCACGCAGCGGCAATGCCGGTTTCGAGCTGCTCGATCAAAGCCGTTTTGGCGCCAGCCAGTTCACCGAACAAGTGACGTATCAGCGGGCCCTGGAAGGCGAACTGGCTAACTCCATCAAGGCCGTGCATGCCGTCAAGGAAGCGCGTGTTCACCTGGCCATGCCACGTGAAACCTTGTTTGTGCGCGATCGTCAGTCTCCCACCGCCTCTGTCGTGCTGTCGCTGTACCCAGGCCGTGACCTGAGCGAGGGCCAGGTTTCCGCCATCAGTTGGCTGATCTCTTCCAGCGTACCCAATCTGCAGGCCGACAAGGTTTCCATCATTGACCAGAATGGCCGCTTGCTGACAGCGCCCACCGGTGAGATGGGCGCTGATAATCAGCAACGCAATTTTGTAAACGATATTGAATACCGCGCCGTCCAACGTATTCTGACCTTGCTGAACCCCCTGGTCGGTGCCGGCAACGTCCGTGCGCAAGTTACCGCCGAAGTGGACTTCTCGCGCCGCGAACACACCTCCGAGGTCTACAAGCCCAACCAGCTGCCCGGCCAGGCCGCAGTGCGTAGCCAGCAGACCAGTTCGTCCCTGCAGCGCAATCCGCAACAGCCTCAGGGCGTACCCGGCGCTTTGAGCAATCAGGCCCCCAATAATGCCGTCGCCAATCTGGTGAACCCGCCTGCCGCGCCCAATCAGCCCCAGGCTCCTGCGGCCGACCCGGCCAATGCGGCAACACAAACGGCCAATGCCGCGAACGCGACGGCTGCCGGTACAGACCCGTCGCTGGTATCCCTGGCCGAGCAAGCCCGCTTGCTGCAAAACACCGGCAATGCGCGTAACGACTCCACCGTGAACTACGAAGTGGATCGCACCATCAGCCACGTCAAAGGTCCCTTGGGCCAATTAAACCGCCTGTCGGTGGCCGTGGTGGTGAACTACCGTGATACGGACAAGGACAAGCAGCCGCTGGATCAGGCAGAACTGGACAAGATCAGCGATCTGGTCAAGCAAGCCGTTGGTTATTCGGCTGAACGAGGCGATAGCCTGAGCGTGGTGAACGGACAGTTCAACGAGCAAGGCGATATTGATACCCCCTTCTGGAAAAATCCGGAGTACCGCGAGCTCGCCATGGAACTGGTCAAATATCTAGTCTTTGCATTCATTTTGTTCATGGCGTGGCGCATCGTCATCAACCCCATCATCCAGGGCCTGATCCAGGCCAAGGCGGTCGCTGACGCGCGCGTCGAACGCCAGAAAGAGGAATCCGCTCGCGAGCAGGCCGCCGAACAACGTGCCGCTGAGATGAGCCGCTACGAAGAGAATCTGAACACCGCCCGCACGATGGCTCACGATGATCCACGCGCTGTGGCTATGGTGTTGCGCTCCTGGTTAAACAAAGATGAAAAAAATGAAAACGGCTAA
- the fliO gene encoding flagellar biosynthetic protein FliO yields the protein MLSLLLVVGLILAAAWVARRGGLLKNKNQQRIKILDNQRLGPRSSVALVQIDGQEILIGITPQQISLLHTANPAGSEPNFQAHLDQHRAPR from the coding sequence ATGCTTAGCCTGCTGCTGGTTGTAGGCCTGATTCTGGCAGCCGCCTGGGTTGCCCGTCGTGGCGGGCTGCTGAAAAACAAGAACCAGCAACGTATCAAGATTCTGGACAATCAACGCCTGGGGCCACGCAGCAGTGTGGCCTTGGTGCAGATCGATGGCCAGGAAATTCTGATTGGCATCACCCCTCAACAGATCAGCCTGCTGCACACCGCGAACCCTGCTGGCTCCGAACCAAACTTCCAGGCCCATCTGGACCAGCACCGTGCGCCCCGCTGA
- the fliN gene encoding flagellar motor switch protein FliN has translation MSDPHNPNDRSAPEDDWAAAMAEQQAGSQSSTQAQGLEQPLQDDWASALAEQSAAAPVHDEPSPASNLFPPIEHAQTNATTDIDMIMDIPVQLSVELGRTRLTIKNILQLGQGSVVELDGLAGEPLDIYVNGYLIAQGEVVVVDDKYGIRVTDIVTPSDRIQRLNGRR, from the coding sequence ATGAGCGACCCTCACAACCCTAACGACCGGTCTGCGCCCGAGGACGACTGGGCAGCCGCGATGGCTGAGCAACAGGCTGGCAGCCAAAGCAGCACCCAAGCCCAAGGATTGGAACAGCCCCTGCAGGATGACTGGGCCTCGGCCCTGGCCGAGCAAAGCGCCGCCGCTCCTGTGCACGACGAGCCCAGCCCAGCCAGCAATCTGTTCCCGCCCATAGAGCACGCCCAGACCAATGCCACCACCGATATCGACATGATCATGGACATTCCAGTCCAGTTGTCGGTGGAACTGGGCCGCACACGTCTGACCATCAAGAACATTCTGCAACTGGGCCAGGGCTCGGTGGTGGAACTGGACGGCCTGGCCGGTGAGCCGCTGGATATTTACGTGAACGGCTACCTGATTGCTCAAGGCGAAGTGGTCGTGGTGGACGATAAATACGGTATTCGCGTCACCGACATCGTGACCCCATCGGACCGTATCCAGCGCCTGAACGGCCGCCGCTAG
- a CDS encoding flagellar hook-length control protein FliK encodes MTSPSLSVLPAAPAAPSAPATHTAGPAAAHAPKDEGFARHLHTQQQQVQNKGAGKTPAPAKQDSAKTQVPTDNPKLADAVAEQADTSELDTLIKDPALLLADQSDLNLDTEAQANSGLPAMALSILSQVQAIKNGKADLNAAQTDSKLPLKGADTRQILATDLNDNIRRQPQTLPLSAAEVRTDVDLKAELTTPKTVEISNPVAAIAARKPAIHATQVLNHKPLSADISTTAVWSQTQLMDEASASLAAFGRQIAEDARAGVNLNLPALDASLLAQLTATPGATQTHSPATLPSPMTLAVATPVHSPEWGAAMGRQMISLAQQAQGGVQSADIRLDPPELGPLRITLQMQDGVAHAMITSPHAQVRHTLEQSLQQLQQQFADSGLSLGQADVGDQHASHQAFHEQLAAKGNQGDQPRFSLDGMALPDETGSLVNSSTTRSLNPDALVDTFA; translated from the coding sequence ATGACTTCGCCCTCTCTTTCGGTTTTACCTGCGGCCCCTGCCGCACCCTCGGCCCCCGCCACTCACACGGCCGGGCCTGCGGCTGCGCATGCGCCCAAAGACGAAGGTTTTGCCCGGCACTTGCACACGCAACAGCAACAGGTGCAAAACAAAGGAGCTGGCAAAACACCGGCACCTGCCAAACAGGACAGCGCCAAAACCCAAGTTCCTACAGACAATCCCAAACTGGCAGACGCGGTAGCCGAACAAGCCGACACCAGCGAGCTGGACACCCTGATCAAGGACCCTGCCCTGCTGCTTGCCGATCAAAGCGATTTGAACCTGGACACCGAGGCTCAGGCCAATAGTGGCCTACCCGCCATGGCCTTGTCGATTCTGTCTCAAGTGCAGGCCATCAAAAATGGCAAGGCCGATCTCAACGCGGCACAAACCGATAGCAAGCTGCCTCTGAAAGGGGCTGATACACGCCAGATTCTGGCGACCGACTTGAATGACAACATCCGCCGACAGCCTCAGACGCTCCCCCTGAGCGCGGCTGAGGTGCGAACCGACGTTGACCTGAAGGCTGAACTGACTACGCCCAAAACCGTGGAAATCAGCAATCCAGTCGCTGCCATAGCTGCCCGCAAACCTGCCATCCATGCCACGCAAGTGCTCAATCACAAGCCGCTTAGCGCCGACATCTCCACCACGGCGGTCTGGTCCCAGACTCAGTTGATGGATGAAGCATCGGCCAGCCTGGCGGCCTTTGGTCGACAAATTGCTGAAGATGCACGTGCTGGCGTGAACCTGAACCTGCCGGCGCTAGATGCGTCCTTGCTGGCCCAACTGACCGCCACACCGGGCGCTACCCAGACCCACAGCCCAGCGACTTTGCCCAGTCCCATGACGCTGGCCGTTGCCACGCCGGTTCACTCCCCCGAATGGGGAGCCGCCATGGGCCGTCAAATGATCTCTTTGGCCCAACAGGCTCAGGGGGGCGTTCAAAGTGCTGATATTCGCCTGGATCCACCCGAACTGGGCCCCTTGCGCATTACCTTGCAGATGCAAGATGGCGTGGCCCACGCCATGATTACCTCGCCCCACGCCCAAGTCCGCCACACCCTGGAACAGTCCTTGCAACAACTGCAACAGCAGTTTGCAGACAGTGGCCTGAGCCTGGGACAGGCTGATGTAGGTGACCAGCACGCCTCGCACCAAGCTTTTCACGAGCAATTGGCGGCCAAGGGCAATCAGGGCGATCAACCCCGCTTCAGCCTGGACGGGATGGCTTTGCCTGACGAGACCGGCTCCTTGGTGAACAGCAGCACTACCCGCTCGCTCAATCCTGACGCGCTGGTTGATACCTTCGCCTGA